TATGGTTTGGACAAGGAAAAGGTTGAGGGCATCGTCAACGCCACCGCGCGCAGGGTCTTCGAGGGATACGGAGCTAGGTTAGAGATCGAGAACCTAGAATTCAAGGACTCGTCGCACCAATGCGAGGACGAGCACGACCACGAACATGATCACTGATGTGCACGCCCTCAGACTTTCACGCCCTTCTTCTTCGACCTGGTCTGCTTCTTGTCAGTTCCTTTGATCTTCTTCTTGGTCTTGGCGACCTTGGTCTTCCCCTTGGCGGCTACTTTAGGCTTTTTCTCTTCTTGCTTGGCCTTGGTCGCCTTTTTCTCCCTTTTGGGGCACTCCATGTTGACGCAGAAGCGCCAAGGACGCCCACGGTGGGAGGTCATCATCATCGGCGCGCCGCAGGCTTCGCATTTCTCCCCAGTGAACTTGATCTGGCCAAACTGAGGCAAGGGGTAGGTGCGAGTGCATTTGGGATAGGCCGAGCATCCGAGGAACCGTTTGCCCGCCCGAGAGTATAGCAATCTTAGGTTCGAGCCGCATTGGGGGCAAACACCCATCGCAGTGGATTGCTTGTTGCTCTCGCAATCCATGTTCAAACATTGATTGATCGGAGGGGTGCCCCGGCGGATCACCTTCACGGTCGGCGTCTTGCAGACCTCGCACAACTGTCCCGTGGGCTCTACCTTCGCTCCCTTCGGCTTGGGGTAGGCCTGCTTGCAGTCTGGATAGTTGGAACAGGCGATGAACTCACCCTTGCGGGAGCGCTTGACCCTCAGTTCGCCGCCGCAGGCTGGGCAGACGCCGATGTAGCTCTGTTCCAACAATGCTCCTCTGATCTCGTCACCGATCTGCTGCCGATGCTTGTCCATGACATCGAGGACGTCCGAGAGCATGTCCTGGGATTCCTTCACCACCTCGGCAAGGAAGGCCTTTCCGGAAGCGATCTCTTCCATGTCTTGCTCCAGGTGGGCCGTCATCTTGCTATCCGTGATGGTCCTGGCATGTTTCTCTAGAGCATTGGCCACGGCGATGCCGCTCAATGTAGGCACCAGGTCGTTTCCGATGGCATACTTGCGGTCGTAGAGCTTCTGCACTATCTCGTGGCGCGTGGACTTGGTCCCTAGGCCGAGCTTCTCCATCTCTTGGATCAAGGTGCCCTGAGTGTAGCGCCTGGGAGGCTGCGTTTCCAACCTCGATCCATCCACTCCAAGAACCTCGACCTTGTCCCCCGTCTGCATGAGAGGCAGCTCGATCTCAGTCACGCGGGCGTAGGGGTAGAAGCTCCTCCAACCGGGACTGAGCACCTTGTACCCCTTGGCCTGGAAAGGTTGCTCGATGACCATGATGGTGGCAAGGCGGTGCTCCGCCCTGCAGCTCGGAGCGACCGTGGCCAAGAAGCGACGCACGATCAGCTCATACAGACGCCACTTCTCTCCCTTCAGGTCCTTCTTGGTGGCACCTTCCGTTGGGTATATTGGCGGGTGGTCGGTCGTCTCCACCTTGCCTTTCGATGGACGGATGCTCTCTTGGGCCAGGACCTCCTCTGCCTCCGCCTTGAAATCCGACTCTCTGAGCTTCTCCAGGACCGTCAGAAGGTTGAGCGACCTCGGATAGACAGTGTTGTCCGTCCTGGGATATGAGATGTAGCCGGCAATGTAGAGGTCCTCGGCTATCTTCATGGCCAAGCTGGCGGACATTCCCATCCGGACCGCCTCCGCCAACATGGTGGTGGTGTTGAAAGGGGCCGGAGGGTATTCGTCCCGCACCGTGCTCTCGAATTCCTTGACCTCGCCCTCCTTGGCCACGGAGCAATCACTGAGAACCCTGCTAGCCGCCTCTTCGCTCCAGAATGGGTTGGACTGGTGGCTGGCGGTGAACTCCGAGCCCTTTCTCATCTTGGAGGTCACGTTCCAGTAGGGCTTGGGCACGAAACTGACGATCTCGTTGTGCCGGTCCACGATGAGCGAAAGGGTGGGGCTCTGCACCCGCCCCACGGACAGGAAGTTGCTGCCCACCTGACCGGAGGTGATGGATATGAACCTGGTCAGGGCGGCGCCCCAAGCCAGGTCGATGATCTGCCGACATTCCGCCGCCTCGGCCAGCCTCTCATCCGGTTCGGTGAGGTTGGCGAAGGCCGCATCGATCTCCCCCCTGGTGAGGGCACTGAATCTGGAACGCTTAATCTTGGAGAGGTCGACATCCAAGAACTCGACCGTCTCCAATCCGATGAGTTCCCCCTCTCGGTCGAAGTCGGTGGCGATGATGACCTGATCGCACTCCTTTGAAAGGGTCTGGAGCGCGCTCACGATGTTGCGTGCCGTGACCCTTTTCTCTGGAGTGGCGTAGACAAGCTCCTTGGGCGGGATCCTCTCCCAGTTGTTCATTTCGTGAGGGTAGTCGAGCTCCAGGACGTGACCTCGGAGGCCGACCACGGAATATTGGTCGTCCCCCAAGGAGAAATCGAAGACCTGCACTCCGTTCAACCGAGTGGACCTCGTCGCACCTCGAGAAAGGATGTAAGCGATGCGCGCTGCCGCGTTACCCTTTTCGGAGATGACCAGCTTTCTCATTGCTCATCGTCCAAGAAGAACGAACTATAAATAATTAGGCTCTGGGTCGGTCTGGCTCCCCGTTCCATCGGTCAAAGCCAGGATGCTAGTGCTCCTGCCCTTCCGCTTCTTCGAGAACCCCTTCTGCCATGATCACGGGATTCCCATGTAGCACCCCTTTGACGGCGCCTAGCTCGTCCGCGAGGGCCTGCAAGTGCCCCACAGTTCCCTTGACCACCAGCACCTCCAGGCAGCGGTCCAGGTCCAGGTGCACATGGATGGAAGAGGAGATGACCTGATGGTGCTGATGCTGGATGTCCATCAATCTCTCGCGCACCCCTCCCCTGTGATGCTCGTAGACCAAGGTAATCGTCCCCACTCCAGGACATTCTGGGTCCTTGATCTTCTCCTTTGTCAGGGCTTCTCGGATGAGGTCCCGAATGGCCTCGGATCGCGCCTCATAACCCATATTCTCGATAAGGGCGTCGAAGCTCTTCAGGAGTTCCGGTTCCAGAGAGACTCCGATGCGGGTGACGTTGTCCATCTGAAACTATCTGAAGCGTTACGCGGAGAAAAACATTCTCATCCGGTCTCTTGCCAAGCTCCCACCCGCTGGAGGAACGTCCCTCGGTCGAAAAGGCAGCGCAGCCCGAACCCGGCCCGCCGGATAGTACTATAGGTAGGTATGCCCTCGCCATCCAATCGTCTCATGAACGGTAGGGGAAAGCTGCCACCCACGCAGCAGACGGTCATGGGTTTCTTCCCTTGTCTGGCCCACTTGACGATGATATCCGCCAGAGCGAAGGTCATCCCCGGAGGCTCGAACTGCAGGAACAGAAGAATGCCGTCCACGCCTACATCCTCGTTCACGATCTCCAGGACGTGGTCGAACATCAGGTCCGTCACAGCCCCGGTCAGGTCGACGGGGTTTTCCACGGAAGCGAAGTAGGGGCTGATGCGCCGAATGCGTTCCCTGGTCTCCTCGCTCAGCTCCGCCATGTGCATGCCGAAACCGATGCTCTCCGAAGCGACGTAGTCGGTGGCGATCACCCCGAAGCCTCCCGCGCTCCCCACGACGGCCACCCGGTCTCCGCCCATGGGCTTCAGATACGCCAAGGCCTTGGATGCATCCAGCATCTCCACCTCGTCCTTCGCTCTGATCACTCCGCACTGCCTGAGCACCCCACCGATCAAAGCGTCCGAGCCGGATGCCAATGCCCCGGTGTGCGAGAGCGCGGCCCTCGCGCCCCGCGGCGTGGTGCCCACCTTCGCTGCCACGATAGGTTTCTTGATGGCGACAGAGCGGGCCAGCTTTATGAACTCCCTTCCATCTTCGAAGGACTCGAGATACAAGGCGATGCATTTCGTCCCTTCATCATTGCCAAGATGACGAAGGAGGTCGTTCTCCATCAGGTCAGCTTTATTGCCCAAGCCTACGCAGGCCCGGATGCTGACCCCTTCCAGCTCCGCCCTCTCGTACACGCCGATGAGCACCGAACCGCTCTGGGACACCAGGGAGATGACACCCGGTCTGGGACGAGGGCTCCGTTCCTTAGGAATGAAGAAAGTGTCCACGCTTCCGGGCACCAACACCCCCACCGTGTTAGGACCAAGGATGCGGGTGGTCGTTCCTCTCACCTCCTCGCTCATCTGCCGTTGAATTTCCTTGCCGCTCTCCCCGATCTCCGAAAACCCTCCGGCAACGGGGATGATGAAATCGACGCCCACCGAGATGCATTCCCTGATGGCGGTGATCACGTACTTGGCTGAGATTGCCAGCACAACGATGTTCACGTGCTCCGGAACGTCCCTGATGTTGGGGAAGCATCTCAGCCCGAGTACCTCCCTCTCACCTGGATTCACCGGGAATACCTTCACCCCGCTTTCCATCAGGTTCTTGGTGATGATGTTGCCTACCTTGCCTGCCGCGTCCGAAGCACCCACGACCGCGACGGTCTGGGGGTGGAGAAGGGCGTTGAGGTCCATGGACGTCGCATCGATTGTCCTGGCGGACTTATAACACTTCAGGGACACGTGGTTGCTCGGCGCACGCTCTCCTCCTGAGGACATGGTTATGTACGCTCCGAAGCATACTTCGCACATGGGTCGGGCGGACGAACTGCTGACGGCGCTGCGCGAGGCGACCGCGGAGCTCTGCGTGGACCGACAGATGGGCGTGCTTTTCTCCGGAGGCATCGACAGCACGCTCGTGGCCGCGCTGGCCGCCGAAAGGGTCCCGGTCCGGTTGTACACTATCGGACTCCCGGGCGCACACGACCTCCAGGTGGCGGAAGAGACCGCCTCCAGGCTGGGACTGGAATGGCGATCGTTGGTGCTCCAGGACCGAGAGGTGATCGATTCTCTTTTACCCCTCTCCCGCATCATCGGAAAGATAAGTCCCTTGCCTTTGTCCTTCGAAATGCCCCTTTACCTGGTGTGCCAAAGAGGAGAGGACAAAGCGTACCTCAGCGGCCAAGGAGCCGATGAGCTGTTCGGCGGCTATATGCGATACCTGTCCTTGCCCGAAGATATGCTCAGGATCAGCATGCGGAGGGACCTAGAGGAATTGCTGGGCAATGGAGCATCGATGGAGAGATCGATAGCGCAGCGCTTCGGCCGTTCAATCGGTCATCCGTATCTCAGCCGGAAGGTGGTGGCGATAGCGAGCAACCTTCCTCTCACGGACTGCGTGCGCCAAGGTGCACGCAAGGCCATATTGCGGGACGTGGCGGCGCTGTTGGGCTTGGATTTCCTCGTGGATAGGGAGAAGAAAGCTGCGCAGTACGGGAGCGGAGTGATGAAGGTCATGAAGGCCGAGGCCCGACGACGGGGTGTATTGCTCGGAGACCTCGTGGCGGACATCAGCGCGCGTGGAGAAAGAGTTAAGGGTGAAGGCATTCTTCCCTAGACTGGATGGACTACCAGGACGCGCTCGGGTGGCTCTTTGGGCTGGAGACAATGGGCATCAAGCTCGGACTGCAGAATATCACCGAGCTCCTGCATCGAATGGGAGATCCGCAGGAGCAGTTCCGCAGCGTGCACGTCGCCGGCTCCAATGGCAAGGGTTCGGTCAGCGCCATGACCGAGTCGATTCTTCGTCATCAAGGCTTTCGAGCAGGTCTGTACACCTCACCACACCTGGTCGATTTCAGGGAACGCATCCAGATCAATGGTATGGTCATTCCGGAGACGACGCTCTGCCGCCTGGTGGAGGAGGCACGGGGGCACGTGGAGGACATGAGCCTGGTCTCCAAGGAAAGCCACCCCACTTTCTTCGAGGTGACCACCGCGCTAGCTTTCTCGCACTTCGCGGAGAATGGAGTGGAGGTGGCGGCAGTGGAGGTGGGCATGGGAGGAAGGCTGGATGCGACCAACGTCATATCTCCGGATTGCACGATCATCACTCGCATAAGCCTGGAGCACACTAAGTATCTGGGCACTAGTCTAGCCCAGATCGCTGGGGAGAAAGCGGGCATCATCAAGACTGCAGTCCCGGTCATAACTGCGGAATCATCGGAATCAGAGGCTTTTCCGGTCATCGTGGAGGTGGCCAAAGAGAAAGGATGTCCGGTACGCGTCGTCGGGCGGGACATCCAATGGCGATTGATCGACTCCTCTCTGCAAGGCACGCTCATAAGGATCGATGATCTAGGCGAGGTCAGACTGCCATTGCTTGGATCGTTCCAGGGCGTTAACGCTGCCATGGCCTACGGCGCGGCAAGGGAGTTGAACCGGCGAGGGTTGGAGATCGAGGATGATGCTATAGTGAGGGGTCTATCGAACGTCCGCTGGCCGGGGAGATTGGAGATCGTGGGCACAATGCCATACGTCATTTTCGACGTCTCACACACACCGGAGGGCGCAAGGGTGGTTGCCGAGGACATCGACAGACTATTCGGCCAGAAGGTGGTGTTGGTCCTGGGCGTGCTGGATGATAAGGACCTAGAAGGCATCGCCAGACATTTCGGTCGGATTTCAAAGTCCGCCATCGCCACCGCCCCTGCGACCCGGAGGGCATATCCGGCGGAGAGAGTGGCGGAATCCCTGCGTGGTCATGTTCCCAAGGTCGTCGTGGAGCGGTCAGTGGTGGAGGCATTGAGGAAAGGGTTGGCCAAGGCCTCTGTGGATGATGTATTGCTAGTGACTGGATCGTTGTATACCGTCGGTGAGGCCAAGGCCTGGTGGGATTTGCGTGAAGCCCGTTAGGGAGATCATGGAGGGAGTGAGAGAGGTATGCCCCGATGGCGTGTTCCCAGGTAGGGACGGCGATCAGGTCGCCGACTGGGAGGTGGACCCATTTCACGTGCTCATCTCCACCGTGCTTTCTCAGAGGACGAAGGACCAGAACACCTTCCACGCCTCCGCTCGGCTGTTCGCAGAATATGATACGTCAGCGACTCTGGCCGCGGCTCCCCTCCGGCATCTGCAGGACCTCATTCGCCCCGCTGGCTTTCCCCAGGTCAAGGCCAGGGCGATCAAGGAGATCGCTCGCATCATTGTGGAGGAGAAAGGAGGCGAGGTCCCTAGCGACCTGGAAGAGCTGGTATCCTTGCCCATGGTGGGGCGCAAGACCGCGAACTGCGTGCGCTCCTACGCCTTTCACATCCCCGCCATATGCGTGGACACCCATGTGCACAGGATCAGCAACCGCATCGGACTCGTGAGAACCAAGGACCCAGAGAGCACGGAAATGGAGCTCATGAATGTCGTTCCCAAGGAGCTATGGATAGACGTCAATTCGCTCCTGGTGCGCTTCGGACAGAAGATATGCCTGCCACGAAATCCTAGATGCGGCCTCTGTCCCCTGACGAGCTGGTGCGACTACTACGCTCAACTGCAGAAGGGAAGACCCATGATAAGGTCAGGGCGCAAGAGGCCCAGGAAATGATCAGGTGCGCATGGACTCGTCAATCTTCTTGCGCATCTCCCGTTCCATCTGCAGCTCCGCCTCCCACTGCTCCAGCGTATCAAAGGTCTCCTTGAGCTGCTTCAGGCAATCAAGGCAGAAGTAGCGTCCGCCGATGTTCTTCATCGGCTTTCTCTTATAGCCCACCATGCCACAAATCCAGCAGGAGTGCATCTCCTTGGTCATGTGCTCGACGTAGGCCTCCATCTTTCGGCCCTCGACGATGGACTCGAGGGTAGCGGCCTTCTTCGTCCGGCGCTCCCCTGCTGGCATGAGCGATTCAATCCTCCTCACGATTTAAGTAGATTGCCGTTCTCGTGATTGCTGGCTCGCGGAACCCGGTCACTGAAGAGGCGATGCAAGCCGGCAAGCGCATAAATATCCGGTCCCGAATCAGCAAGCATGCACGAGGTCTCGGTCATGGCCAGCATCATCGAGAGGGTGCTCGCCGAACTCTCCAAGCACCAGGTGGAGAAAGTGGAGGAAGTGGACCTCGTCATCGGCGAGCTCACTTTCCTGGGCGAGGAGCAGCTTCGCTTCGCCTTCGAAGTGCTCACCCGGGACAACATTCTCGCGGGGTCGCAGCTCAACATCTCTCACGAGAAAGTGGAGGTGAGCTGCACGGCCTGCGGCTATCAAGGTGGCGTGCAATACGTTGATGAGCTCGCAGACCACATGGTCATCCCCAACCTGGTGTGCCCGAAGTGCGAAGCTCAGATAGAGGTCACCAAGGGCAGGAGCTGCGGCGTGACCTCGGTGAAGGTGGTGGAGAAGTAGATGTTCCGTTTCCGTGACCAGGACACAGCCAAGAAGGTCGTCGATTCCATCGCTGATTTTGGCATCAAGGCCCGCTTCATGCACGTCTGCGGCACTCATCAAGACACTCTGGTCCGCTTCGGTTTGCAGGAGATGCTGGAGCAAGCGGGGGTGAAGATAGGACAGGGCCCGGGATGTCCGGTCTGCGTCACCACGACCAAAGAGATCGTGGAAGGCATCACCCTGGCCAAGAGCGGCATCACGGTGGCGGTGTTCGGTGACATGATGACCGTGCCCACGCCCATCGGCTCGTTGGCGGATGCCAAGGCCGAAGGCGCGGATGTGCGCGTGGTATACTCGGTCGAAGATGCGATCAAGCTGACGACCACGGCCAAGAACGTGGTCTTCATGGCCATTGGGTTTGAGACCACCAGCCCGACCACTGCCTCGATCATGTTGACCAAGTTGCCCTCTAACTTCTCCGTGCTCAGCTGCCATCGCATCTTGCCCCCGGCCTTGGACGCTCTCTTCAAGCTGGGCGAGGTGCGCATCGAAGGCCTCATCCAGCCGGGGCACGTGGCCACGATCATCGGCACGCATCCGTTCGAACGCTTTTCCCAGGAGCGCAAGATACCTCAGGTGGTGGCCGGTTTCGAGCCGCTGGATCTATTGATGGCCGTGTTCATGCTGGTCAAGCAGATCGCCGAAGGTCGGCACGAGGTGGAGAACGAGTACACCCGCGTGGTGAGGCCGGAAGGCAATCCCAAGGCCATGGCGATGCTGGAGCGCGTGTTCGAACCGGTGGACAGGGCCTGGAGGGGCTTCCCCGAGATCCCCGGAAGCGCTCTGGAACCTCGATCCGAATTCAGCGATCACAACGCCCGGGTCCTCCATTCCGAATCCATCCGCAACGCCCCGGAGGTAAAGGAGGAGATGGGAAGTTGTCGCTGCGGGGAGGTATTGCGAGGCATCATCGAATCGAACGAATGCCCGGTCTTCGGCCGCGGTTGCTCCCCACGGAGACCGATGGGTCCTTGCATGGTCAGCCGTGAGGGCAGCTGCAACATCGCCTTCCGCTATGGCCGAAAGACATAGGTTCGTCGAGTCATAGTCCTCGGCCCGCTCACCTTCCTCGGGTTAGGATGAGAACCGAGGTCGTCCCTCCCCAAAGCATTATTGAAATGACTGCCACGGGCTCCGCCATCGGGACTGTCATCGTCCCCACCAGCACGATGATCGAGACCACCGGTGCAGCAATGGTCAAAAACAGACCGACCTTCCCTATGACCTTCGACCGTCGCACTGGCCAGATGAGGGCCAGAAGGGCGATCATGAACAGGGAGAAGAAAGCCCAGCTGAATAAGGTGTGGACGCTTCCCGCCGTGACGGGGAAGAGGCCTATGCCGATGAGCGCAGCCGACGCTACCAACATCAGAGCGCAACCGATGCGCGACATCCAGTCTTTCCTCAGGGCGGTATAGAGCGCCGGAGTGAAGGCGACCATCATCGTCCCTGCCAGGACGATTCCGATGTTGAACAGGCACTTCCCCGGCCGGTCCCCGCCGAGATCGCTCAGGGTCTCCACGCCGAAGATCCAGTGGCCGTCCGCGACCACAGCGGAGGTCCAGAGGATTGCGAAGCCCACCGCTCCAAGCAGGCCGGCTAGCGCGCTTGGCAGGATCCACCACGGTTTGGACTCAGGCATATGGTCCACATCCGCATCGCAGGAATATCAATCTCGGCCTTGCTATCTAGAACAAAGGCGAAGTATTCATCTCCCCTACCACATACAGGTTCGAGCGCGACGCCCTGCGCCGCACTAGAGGGGAGATAGCATGGAGACCGGTTCGAAACCCGGATCTGCGAGTGCGGTTCAGAATGATGCAACCAGCGCAACCGCACCCGGTCCAGCGCCCGAGACCAAGGGGCAGAAAAAACCCAGTGGGGTGTGCGTCGCCCTGGTCCATGGTGGGAAACCGATCAAGCTGCAGGGGGACAGCCCCGCGGAATTCATTCCCACGATACAGGCCTCAGCTCTCGCCTGGATCAATTTTCCACTCCGAGACCTGGAGAAAGAGGGAACGGAAATCGCGGCCAAGTTGGGATTCAGCGACAACTTCGTCACCACCCTCCTGAAAGGAAGCTACTCAAATTACGAGGACAGGGAAGCAGAGCTAGGCATACTCGTCCCCGCGGTTCGCATCACCGGGCTGGAGGTGCAAAGGTTCAGCCTCATCGTGCTCATCCGCAAGAACCTCATCCTCACCATGCACAATGAGGAAGTGACGCGGTTCGTACAGTTCTCCCGCTACGCGGACGTGTTCCTGCGGAAGCTGCCCGAAAGCATGCCCGGGGAGGATAAGCTCACCAACATGCTCGTCCGCATACTGGATGAGAACAACAATCGCAATTTCGAGCAGCTGCGAGAGATAGAAGAGCAATCGGACTGGCTAAGCAAACAACTGGCAGATCCCAAGTCGCTCAGGGAACCCCTAGGCCGGAAGATCTATGAGATGAAGCACACCCTCATCGCTTACTTGAGCAACCTCTGGGCCACAGTGGACGTGCTCAACTCCCTACGGTTCGGAGATGCGGACGTGATCACCGACAACACCAAGGTGCTTTCCAAGATCACCTTGCTCATCGATGACGTCAACCGCCAGATCTCTCTTTCTGAGCATACCTCGGAAGTGCTCGCCTCTGGTCTGGAGGTGCTGCAATCCCTCTACAACAATCAGCTGCAGACGTTGAACAACCGCATGACCTTGGCGGTGACATGGCTCACCATCCTAGGCACAGCGGTGCTAGTGCCGAACACATTGGCGACTTTCGTTAGCTCCCTCGCCGGCATGGATGAGAAGATGCAGCTGTGGTACTCGCTCGTGTTGGTACTCGCCACGGTGAACTCCACCTTACTGGCCTGGTGGTGGGTGAAGAACCGCATCATACTCCCTCGTTCTGGAGCGGATACTGCCGTCCTGGCGAAGGAAGCAGACATCCGGGTCAGAAAGAAGTGAGCGCCAGGCGACCAATCCATCTGGAATGCGCCATATTCGGTAAATTCATCCAGGCTCAGTTGGAATAGCTTTTGCGTTCTGGGTCGTATGGCCCTGATGGAGGAATCGATTTGGCATCGCAGAGATTGCTGGAACGGCTGAACAAAGCCATCGCTTGGGAGATGCAGGTCAGTGTGCAGTGTATGTGGCAGCATGTGCGTCCTACGCTTCGATGGGCGAACTGGATCAATGCTCACCCCCTTTCGGTTCGAATTATCCACTAGGGCAAATCATATAGCCAAGCTCCATTATCGGTGGTTATTCAGCGTGGATCAATATGCCTCAGAGTTTCGAATCCTTGAAGATAGATGAGCGCATCATGCGCGCCATCCGGAAAGCGGGTTGGCAAGAACCCACCCCAGTGCAAGAGGTGACCATACCACTCTTGTTGCAGGGAAAGGACGTCATGGCGCAGGCGCAGACCGGTACGGGCAAGACCGCGGCTTTCGGCATCCCCATTCTCCAGTGTCTGAGAAAGGGAAAGAAGCCCAAGGCGCTAGTCCTGGCGCCCACGCGAGAACTAGCGGTCCAGGTCTCTGAGGAGCTGGGTCGGCTGGGCGAGTTCATGGGTTACCGCATTTTGGCCGTTTACGGCGGCACTTCCATCGAGAACCAGTTCGCAGAGCTGCAGAAAGGAGTGGAAGTGATCGTTGGCACGCCAGGTCGTGTGATCGACCATATGAAGCGAGGAACATTGGACCTGCGCGACCTCAACTTCCTCGTCCTGGATGAGGCCGACCGTATGTTGGACATGGGGTTCATCGACGATATCCGCTGGATCCTATCCAAGTTGCCGAAGAACCGCATGACCATGCTCTTCTCCGCCACCATACCGAGCGATGTGAGGGAGTTGGCCGCGCACTATATGCGCAATCCGGAGACGCTGATCATCAGCGAGGATGAGCTCGTTCTCCCTTCCACCGAGCAGGTGTATTTCAACGTCGGGCGGCGGAACAAGATATGGGCGCTGTGCCGGGTCCTGGACCGAGAGAAACCCAAGGCCATAATCTTCTGCTCCACCAAGCGCATGGTGGACATTCTCACTCGCGCCCTCGTCTCCTACGGTTATCCGGCGGTGGCGCTCCATGGGGATCTCACGCAGGCGAGGAGGGAGAAGGTGCTCCAGGACTTCCGCGAGAGCAAGGTTAACTTCCTGGTGGCAACGGACGTGGCCGCCCGGGGACTGGACATCGAGGGAGTCACCCACGTGATCAACTACGACGTGCCGGAGAATCCCGAGGTCTACGTGCACCGCATCGGAAGAACGGGAAGGGCGGGTAAGGAAGGCAAAGCGATCACCTTCGTTACCGCGGAGGAGCAGCACCTGCTCAGCAGCATCACCGACTTCTCGGGCGCGGGGGTGAAGAAAGAAGATGTTCCCGAAGTCGCCGGCAGGGAGACGGTGAGGAAGGTCTGGGACTTCGACGAGATGGCCGACATCTTCGGCATGGTCAAGTTCCGCATCAACTTCGGCCGCAAAGACAAAGCGACCAGCGCTGACCTCTCCGATCTCATCACCCGACTGGCCAGGATAAGCGACATGGCCGTGGGACACATCGATCTGGGCGAGTCCGAAAGCATAGTGGAAGTTCACCGGGATGTGGCCCTGAGGACCATGAGCGCCATGCGTGGGGCTCAGTCCAAGGGGAAGAAGATCACCTTCGAGCCGTTGCAGAAGAGGTAGGCTCTCTAGCGGTAGAGCGTGTATTTGTCAAGGAGCTGGCAGAGATAATCCGAGACATCCTTTCCGTATCCTCCCCGGGTTTCCACCTCGCGCACGTAATCCTTGGCCTCATTGATAGAGACCCGGGAGGCTTTGGCGATCATATTGGCGATGACCGAGGACGCCAATGCCTCGTCCACCTTCGATTCGGCCAGGACCTCGCGGACATCGTACTTGAAAACACCTTCCCGCCTAAGATTCAACATCGCGGTCCTGGTCCGCGTGGTTGGTTTCCTTTCGGTCTCAAATCTTCGTCCAGTGCGTCGACGGTACCTACTCAAGAGGATCGAATACTCCCGGGGTATTCACCCCGAATGATATATTTAAACATTTTGGGTGAAATCATCTCTCCAGGCGCATTCCTGGGTCTGAAAGCATCCTTTCTGCAATTGGACTATGAATGATTGGGTCATCTTGTATCATTCACGCGCTCGGAATGGGCGCTCACTCGGCCGTCACATCCA
This portion of the Methanomassiliicoccales archaeon genome encodes:
- a CDS encoding DUF998 domain-containing protein translates to MPESKPWWILPSALAGLLGAVGFAILWTSAVVADGHWIFGVETLSDLGGDRPGKCLFNIGIVLAGTMMVAFTPALYTALRKDWMSRIGCALMLVASAALIGIGLFPVTAGSVHTLFSWAFFSLFMIALLALIWPVRRSKVIGKVGLFLTIAAPVVSIIVLVGTMTVPMAEPVAVISIMLWGGTTSVLILTRGR
- a CDS encoding DEAD/DEAH box helicase, producing the protein MKIDERIMRAIRKAGWQEPTPVQEVTIPLLLQGKDVMAQAQTGTGKTAAFGIPILQCLRKGKKPKALVLAPTRELAVQVSEELGRLGEFMGYRILAVYGGTSIENQFAELQKGVEVIVGTPGRVIDHMKRGTLDLRDLNFLVLDEADRMLDMGFIDDIRWILSKLPKNRMTMLFSATIPSDVRELAAHYMRNPETLIISEDELVLPSTEQVYFNVGRRNKIWALCRVLDREKPKAIIFCSTKRMVDILTRALVSYGYPAVALHGDLTQARREKVLQDFRESKVNFLVATDVAARGLDIEGVTHVINYDVPENPEVYVHRIGRTGRAGKEGKAITFVTAEEQHLLSSITDFSGAGVKKEDVPEVAGRETVRKVWDFDEMADIFGMVKFRINFGRKDKATSADLSDLITRLARISDMAVGHIDLGESESIVEVHRDVALRTMSAMRGAQSKGKKITFEPLQKR
- the hypD gene encoding hydrogenase formation protein HypD; amino-acid sequence: MFRFRDQDTAKKVVDSIADFGIKARFMHVCGTHQDTLVRFGLQEMLEQAGVKIGQGPGCPVCVTTTKEIVEGITLAKSGITVAVFGDMMTVPTPIGSLADAKAEGADVRVVYSVEDAIKLTTTAKNVVFMAIGFETTSPTTASIMLTKLPSNFSVLSCHRILPPALDALFKLGEVRIEGLIQPGHVATIIGTHPFERFSQERKIPQVVAGFEPLDLLMAVFMLVKQIAEGRHEVENEYTRVVRPEGNPKAMAMLERVFEPVDRAWRGFPEIPGSALEPRSEFSDHNARVLHSESIRNAPEVKEEMGSCRCGEVLRGIIESNECPVFGRGCSPRRPMGPCMVSREGSCNIAFRYGRKT
- the hypA gene encoding hydrogenase maturation nickel metallochaperone HypA produces the protein MHEVSVMASIIERVLAELSKHQVEKVEEVDLVIGELTFLGEEQLRFAFEVLTRDNILAGSQLNISHEKVEVSCTACGYQGGVQYVDELADHMVIPNLVCPKCEAQIEVTKGRSCGVTSVKVVEK